The Methanocella arvoryzae MRE50 DNA window TGTGCATAACGTGGGCAGTGAAAAAATTACTGACCTCCCCCGGATGGACATAATACTCAAATTCACGGACCCTGGCAATGGTGTCATAGACACCTGCTGGGTACCACACCAGCAGCCGGACCAGACCACCGGCCTGTACTGGAGAAACGCCGGCATAGACTCGATCACCGGCGACGTCATCAACCCCGGGATACTGGATCCCGGCGAGACCTTGCACGTAGAGATCGCCAGCGACAGCGGGTTCCCCGCGAGCACCGGAACCGTACTGGTGGCAGCCCCGGACGGGGTTACGGCATCTACGCGCTTCATACTAACATAGGTGAGTGAGAAAATGACCGAACTGACCGATTTTGCGGCTATAGAGAAAGAGAGGAAGAAAGAACTGCTCTCGACAGGCAACACCGAGATGGACAAAAAGATGGCCGATGGCCTCCCCATCCACTCTCTCAACCTCATAGAAGGCGCGAACGATACCGGCAAGAGTGTCCTGACCCAGCAGATCTGCTGGGGCGGCCTCAGCCAGGGCTTTACTTTCTCCATCTACACGACCGAGAACACCATCAAAAGCTTCCTGAGCCAGATGGAAAGCCTGAGCCTGGACATCTCCGATCACTTCGCGTGGGGCTACCTGAAGATCTATCCCATCCACGTCGAGGGCGTGGAGATGGCTGCCGACCTGTCCCGCAATTTCCTGCAGCGGCTCATTACTCACATCAAGGCTGGCAAGTCCCAGGTCATCATCATCGACTCGTTCACTGTGTTCACTATCAGCGCTACCCAGGATGACATCTTCAAGTTCTTTGCAGAGTGCAAGAATCTCTGCGACGAGGGCAAGACTATCCTGATCACTCTGCACCAGTACGCGTTCGACGAGGATACCCTGATCCGGATCAGGTCTATCGCCGACGGCCACATAAAGCTACGACTGGAGCAGGTGGGCGACAAATATGTAGCCATGATGGAGGTCTCCAAGATCCGGGGCGCGAGAAAGTCCACGGGTAACATTATCAGCTTCGAGGTACACCCGGGCTACGGCTTGAAAATCATTCCGTTCTCGTCTGCGCAGGTATAGGCTCAGGCGTATCGCATCATAAGCAAAGGAGGAGAAAAATATGGTGGAAGGCTTCACACTGCCGTTCGAGGCAAACAGAAAACCTGTAGATCACGACCACTCAGACCTGAACCAGTGCGGCATATACCGTATTCTGCCCGAGGAAGGGAAGCGAGAGGCTGAGAAGAACCCTTACCTGCTGGACTACCTCCACATGATCCCGATCGACGAGATTGGCATGCCCAAGATCTACCCAAAGCTCGACCGGAAGCTGGGCGAGCTCAAGACGCCGAACCTGATCTACCCGG harbors:
- a CDS encoding ATPase domain-containing protein codes for the protein MTELTDFAAIEKERKKELLSTGNTEMDKKMADGLPIHSLNLIEGANDTGKSVLTQQICWGGLSQGFTFSIYTTENTIKSFLSQMESLSLDISDHFAWGYLKIYPIHVEGVEMAADLSRNFLQRLITHIKAGKSQVIIIDSFTVFTISATQDDIFKFFAECKNLCDEGKTILITLHQYAFDEDTLIRIRSIADGHIKLRLEQVGDKYVAMMEVSKIRGARKSTGNIISFEVHPGYGLKIIPFSSAQV
- a CDS encoding flagellin: MGFGPVIATAISIVVLIAAGYVLIGGMAHSADLTTATLKNSGDLKNQQLKTALELDGAAGYLNGSLAFDVHNVGSEKITDLPRMDIILKFTDPGNGVIDTCWVPHQQPDQTTGLYWRNAGIDSITGDVINPGILDPGETLHVEIASDSGFPASTGTVLVAAPDGVTASTRFILT